The following DNA comes from Methanosarcina vacuolata Z-761.
CGGTTTGTGGGCAAATTTTCGTAATTCTCCGGTGAGTGCGGTGTTTAGAGGCTTGGAATCAAACTTCCGCAATACTTTCACTTTACCATCCGAATGATTATGAAAATTATGAATGCTATTAATCCAGTCAGGTATATCCAGCGAATATAAATTCGCCGGTTTGCGGTTTTTGAGTCTAACAATTTACCTGTTGAGTACAGAATTACTATATCTATTAGTAAAATGGGAAACAGATAAATCCGCTCTAGCCAGCCCAGAAAAAACGGCAAGCTGCTTGCAAAAACCACCAGTAAGAAAACCGCTCCGCTTATTTTCAATGCTTTTTCGCGGCCAAGTTCCAGGGCTAAGGAATGAGATCCTGCCTGACTATCGCCTTCAATATCCATAGCGTCTGCCGCGATCTCTTCTCCTAAATCTACAAGCATTACTATAACCGCAAAAAACCAGACTATTATTTCAAATGGTTTGTTTACTGCTATACCACCAAAAATAAAAGTCATGCCTACTGAAAAGCTGACCATCAGATTTCCAATAAGACCCGCTTTTTTGAACCGCCAGTTGTAAAGCAAACCAACTGCCCAGACCAGAATGGCTACTAATAAGGCCTCTAAGCTAATCAGGTAGCTTGTGATAAGTCCAAGTATTGCCACAACAATGGAGAGTAAAACGACTTCTTGCTCAGTAACAAGACCTGCTGGAAGTGGTCTTTCTGGCGCATTTATTCTGTCAATTTCAAGATCAAAGTAGTCATTAAGGATGAGAGCCGTAGCCGAAATGAAAAAAATGCTTAGAAACCCCAATACAATTTCAGTTGTGGTAGGAAGTGCACCTAATGCCAGTAACTCCCCCAGTATCACGCACACTCCAGCAGTAAATGGCAGTTCAAAACGGAATAAGCGGAATAGCCCCAGAATTTTTGGCCTAAGCATAAAGGTATTATAAGTAGTGTAATGTTTTAATTTTTTTTGAGTGGATTTTTAATTTTTTTTGTTTACATGTACAAGATAATGTGAAGGCATTTGGAGAAAGGCTATTCTCAAAAATCAAAAAATTTTTAATAATTATGTGTTAAAGAATATGGGTCTTCTAATTATAGGCTCTTCTAATTATAGGCTCTTCTAATTATAGGCTCTTCTAATTATAGGCTCTTCTAATTATAGGCTCTTCTAATTATAGGCTCTTCTAATTATAGGCTCTATCCATCCGGCGCACTACAAGGCATTAGCTACTTTTTTCTCCTATACAGCACATCCAGTTTTTATTTTCTACCAGATGTATTTGTATATTTACGTATCCGGCCTTTTTTAATAACTCCTCCAGTTCTTGAGGTGTATGTAGTTTAAGATTGCCAGCCTTTACATACGGGTCATTTCTGTCCTTAAAGTTCTGGCTGGCATACATTTCGTTAATTATCATAATCCTGCCAGAAGGTTTTAAAACCCTTTTAATTTCAGATAAGTTTTGAAGAAGGTTCGGCCAGAAATAAACAGTTTCAACCGCCAGTGCCCAATCAAATTTGTTATCCTCAAAAGGAATTTTTTCTACACTTGCGTTATGTATCTCAACCTTACCGCTGTCTATTAATCCTTTGTTAAATTCGATAGACCAGTTTACACAGTCATTAGAATAATCAATTCCAAAAACTTTTCCTTCAGGTGCAAGTAAGGCCAACCTGTTTACTGTTCTACCCCCGCCGCACCCAATATCTAAAATTATACTATCCTGCTTAATATCTATTTTCCCCAAACCCCAGCTTGTCAGCTCATAATGGTTGATATTCATTTCATCCGCAACCAATTTACCTGCCTCTCCGGCAGGCTTTCTGCATTGATTCATCTTTCTAGAAAGTTCGCTCATAACTAACTCCTTATAAGTCCAAATAGATAAATTTTATACTAATCTCTATTAATTCAAAAAATCTGTGTATTGTTTCAATTTGATTTAGTGGATCTTGATTGCGAATTTTTGGCTGTTAAATGTAAACGGTCTTGATAGTCAATGGTTTCAATCCTTGTTTTAGTGTATCTTGCTTTCGAATAGCCCTTTCACTGCTTTTTTAAGCTCAGATCCAGCTTTTTATATAATATCTTTCAGGACTCACTTCTCCTTCCAATATAGAGCATATGCTCACAACTGCCCCATGTCATCGGGTTTGTGGATAGTTTCATAGAAAGCTCGATAAATGCATTAAAGCAATCCTCCGGCAGGCTATTTATTGTTCTCTCGTTCGACGACAACATTCCTTCGATTGCAGTAATAACTAATTTCTCAAGTGGATACTTTTTCATAATATCTTCTATATTTGCTGGATTTTCAAACCACGCATCTGTGAATCCGGGATTTTCCTCAGAAACAATATTGGTCCCATCCTTCAGGTAATCTAATAATCTGTCTTTTGTATCCAGAATCATATGTGGGTTTCCTCTTATCATGTCAATTATAGGTGCAAATGCGGAAATGAATGATACAAAAAGGATACCTCCAGGTTTCAGAACATTTACGCACTTATCGATTACGATATGTCTTTGAACCTCATCAGTAAGGTGATAAAAAGGCCCCATACAAAGAACGGCATCAAACTGACCTTTTATGTGGTGATTAAGTTCAAGCGCATTACAGTGGATAAAACTCTCTAACTGTATGCCTTGTTCTTCAGCTTTTGTCTTTGCAAGTAAAATGTTCTTTGAAGAAAGGTCCAGAAGTGTAACATTATGCCCCTGTGAAGCCAGATATATAGAATATCTTCCGGGTCCTCCCCCTACATCGAGTATTCTTGATTCTTCGGGTATGTAAATATCCAGATATCTGCGTGTTATTTCATATTCGATCCGGTGTCTCTCTAGCCTCTGCCATTCATATTCCACATTATCATCATAAAATGCTTCCACTGTCCTGTATATCTCCATCCTTAAAACCTTCCTTTTAAATTTTAAAGGGACTGATCCCTCATCTCAGAGTGTGTCTCCTATCCTGAAACAAAAAACCCTGAGGAATCAGATATGTGACTCCACAAGGTAACATAACAGACCTCAGTTCTCCTTGTAGCAATTATCAATGTTGTTATCATATCCGGCCTTCACTCAATCATCTTCTATGCCGGCTTTCAACATCCCTTGATCACATACCCAACCTTTGTATACAAGTACTATGACCAATTTTGATATTGAATCAAATAAATGAGAAAAAACGTTTTACTTAGTCTTATTTCAGCTACAAAATGATAATCTTTTTTGTTAAAGATATGGCCTATTTTCAACAAGAAAACAAAATCTGTATAGCAGTTTCAATCCTTATTTTAGTGGATCTTGCTCTCGAATGGTTATTAGGAGGAAGAAATGAACAGATATTATCTTGATTTCAATTCTTATTTTAGTGGAAACTACCTATGGCTCAGGAAAAATTTCTTCGAAAAGGAGGAAATGCAAAGTTTCAATCCTTATTTTAGTGGAAGCTACCTCTTGACAGGTTCGTTTTTCCTTATTTTCAGCAAATTCTCAGTAACTTCAACTCTGAAAAACAGTATTATGCGGCTATATTAAGCGGATATTTTTTGCAAAGGAAACGTGTCAGGTGTCAAAATCAAGTCCTGTTATTTTAATGTTGGGAAGATATTGCTTTAACTTATGACAGAACACACCTCCGGCACATCCGACCTCAAGAATATTCTGGCCATCCTGTGCTCCAATTGCGTTCATTCAAAGATACTTATTTCTGTCAGTAAAACGCATTTCACGGCTGCGATAAGGCTCCAGGGTTGTCTGCACACACCGCGACCATGTATTGTTCAAAACTGTTCACCCTGCATTTATTTTCTTCTCGTAACCAAAAAGATAAAACCCTGTATCGTCCAGTTTAGATTCCCCAATTTTTGTAAAGCTTAACTTCTCATAAAAATTATATTTCTATACTATCACAATTTTCAGGGCCATGTCCGTATAGCTTTATTTCATCCATCCATGCATCTGCTTTTGTTTCGTTGCTTCCGGGATAAGTCATTGTATTACGAATCATGTGAAAACAGCCGATGGTTTCATGTTTTGTTTCTAATTTCCGGCAGAGAGAAATTCATTTTTCAGCAGGCTATACACCTCAATATCGGTGAAGCGGTTCCCGGTTAGCAGTTCTCCGTCCCGTTCGATGCCTTCAAAACGGAAGCCGAGGCGTTGAGGTATGCTTTTGCTGGGAAAGTTCCCCACCGCACATCTTATTTGAACCCGGTTGATATTCATTTCTTCAAAGGCAAAACGCATCACGGCTGTAACCGAACTGGTGATGATACCTTTTTTTTGACACGGTTCCGAAAGCCAGTACCCGATTTCCGCTTTACGGTTCAGTTTATCGGTATTCTTGAAGCCGATCAACCCGGCAAAATCCCCCTTATACCGGATTACAAATACAAAATCCCCTTTTTCGGCAGGGACAGCAAGCACCGAACGGATATAATCCTCCGAGTCCGACACATCTATGGTAAACGCAACAAACGGCAGCCATTTACCCAGGTAATCCCGCTGCCTGTCGATGGTAGTGAACATCTCGTTGGCATCCGAAAGTTCCAGTTGCTTAAGCCGTATATCTTCCGTTACGATGATGGTTTTTACAAGTTCTGTCATGATTCTTTTTTAGTATGTTGATCCGTAAGAAAAATGTTTTCCTGACAGGTTAATCGTTGTCTATAAAAAAGGCACTGGATACTGTGCTGTCTTCTCGCAGATGCTTGACAGCTCTGTATTCGGGAGAATTAAAACAATTTTCAGCCTGTGCAAGAGAGTCAAAGCCGATGACGATAGAACGTTCCGGCTTAATGGTGCCACAAAAAGCGGTGATTTTGTTACTGCGTGCTATATATTCGCCTCCGTGCTGCTCCACAATGTCCTTAACCGCTGCAATATATTCGGCATAGCGGACAGGGTCGTGCACAGATTCGATCAGAATAACCATTACTGTTTTTTTCATCGTCTCCTCCTTTTGTTAAAGCAGTAAAAGTTTCACTCCTTTTTTAGTGGATCTTACTCTCAAATCCACATGAGCTTCCTATATTCAAGATAGAAAGTATATAGTAATGGTGCTGCCGCAAACAAACCAAGTAATCTAATCAGGTCCCATGCAACCAAAATGTCCTCGATTTCCGGTACCAAATCCATTGCACCCATCAAAAGAAGTATGATTCCAGTCATCAACCAGAAGGTAGAGAGGATTCCGGCGTAGGCAATTCCAGGAACATAGTCACAATTTGAATTCAAGACTGACAGTGTCACAAACACCATCGCGATTGAAGCGAGTAACAGGATAGCTGGCAGCGCGTTTCCCAGAAAATGAAACGGAAGGATGACTGATAGTATTGCGTAGATGAGGTATTTTAGAGAGAAAGAGGTGGGTCTCAGCTTGTCCATTTCAGTCACTTGATTTAGTGGATTTTGTTTTCAAGTAAGAAAATTACACAGTACAGGATATATACTTTTCGAGTTTCAATCCTTTTTTTAGCGGATCTTGCTCTCGAATCACAGGCTTGAGTTCGACCACAATGTACCAAATCTCGGTTTCAACCCTTGTTTTCGTGGCTCTTGGTCACGAATATTATTTTCAGGCATGAAATGATACGGGTCAATTAAATAGATAATCTTTTGGATTATTTTTGATGGTATGATTAATAATCCATTCTTCAATTTCAGCTGGCTTCATCTCATTTTCAGTCGCTGCAATCTTGACTATAAATTCTATCGTTTCTTGTGGAGTAGATGTAAGTGTATACCCACTATCCTCAAGAACAAAATTCATTGCTTCGTATCCCGTTCTTTTATTTCCGTTAAAAAACGGATGTCTTGAGACAATGGCATAAACTACAATTGCAGCATTTTGAAAAACGGTATTATATTCCTTTATCATATATTCAAACATTAACTCTAATGTAGCAAGAGATCTAATTGCAGGTGTATAATCGTCAGGATTCTCTTCTTTGTCATAGTCAATCACTCGTTGATGAATTTTTAAGACATCAATTAAGCTAATCAACATATCACTTTCTTCCGAGTGCGTCTAAGATCTCTTTGTCTTCTATGAGTTTCCTATCCAACCATGCATCGAAATCTTTGACATGTGATTCTCTTCGTTCAGTGTTCTCTTCTTTTGGGAACATTGGTTTATACTCTGCAGTTTCTTTAACTTTAACAATGAGCCGTTTGATAATGGAATTATAAGACTCGTTTTCTGTGATCTTAAATTCTTTAAGTGATTCCTTTACATCTGGGTCAATGGCTATGGTAGACATATATTATAATATGTTATAACAGCATATTAACATATCTAACTTAACATAGGATCGACTCTAATAGAATTTAATGCGTCTTCGGTTAAGGGGGGAATCGTGAAAAATTGTACCGATTTCCTCAACATCTATTAAATAATTTAATAAGTTGTGGGCTGGAATAGGGTATCGATTTCACGTAAATAGCCCAAAATTTAAGGACGGCTTCTAATGCAAAATCGATAGTTTTCAAACAAGAAAATTCCTTAACCGATGACCAATGAATAGAATTTACTAAAAATGTTTGTTAGTATTCTTTGTAAGTATGCGTTCATTTGTTTCAATCCTTATTTTAGTGGATCTTGCTCTCGAATCATTATAGACTTGACAATGTACATTGCAGACTTCGAAGTTTCAATCCTTGTTTTAGTGGATCTTGCTCTCGAATTTAAGAACTTCTTCGAACTGATACCAGAAATCTGGTTTCAATCCTTGTTTTAGTGGATCTTGCTCTCGAATCGTTATCTAGACGATGGCTGTTCCGGTACTGGATGTAGTTTCAATCCTTGTTTTAGTGGATCTTGCTCTCGAATTTGAGCAAAAGCTCTTTGATGAACAATACGAGATGATGTTTCAATCCTTGTTTTAGTGGATCTTGCTCTCGAATAGTAGCAGAAGAACTTAAAAAACAATTTGGAGAACCGTTTCAATCCTTGTTTTAGTGGATCTTGCTCTCGAATTTCAAAATTAAGGTAGTTCAGAAATGAATTTTTTAAGTTTCAATCCTTGTTTTAGTGGATCTTGCTCTCGAATAGGAACAAAATATGGATATCAAAGAAATATATATTTGTTTCAATCCTTGTTTTAGTGGATCTTGCTCTCGAATAAAAATATTGAGCTTCCAAGAGATGCAGTCATCGAGTTTCAATCCTTGTTTTAGTGGATCTTGCTCTCGAATTTACTCCCTTTATTTTTACCGATTTGTCATAGGTTAGTTTCAATCCTTGTTTTAGTGGATCTTGCTCTCGAATTAAACGCAGAACCTACTATGTGCCCTGCCTTGCCTTTGTTTCAATCCTTGTTTTAGTGGATCTTGCTCTCGAATAAGATCCATTGAATTTTATTCCTCCTGGCTAAAAAGCCGTTTCAATCCTTGTTTTAGTGGATCTTGCTCTCGAATTCCTGAGAATCCATAGTAGTATTAACTTTAAAGAGGTTTCAATCCTTGTTTTAGTGGATCTTGCTCTCGAATAAAAATTACAACAGATCAAGGAATCCGCAAAAACAAGTTTCAATCCTTGTTTTAGTGGATCTTGCTCTCGAATCAAAAAACAGGAGCTACAGCAGGATATTATGATATTAAGTTTCAATCCTTGTTTTAGTGGATCTTGCTCTCGAATTACAGAATTTTGGTTCACCACCAAGTTTTGCAATAGTTTCAATCCTTGTTTTAGTGGATCTTGCTCTCGAATCTGCCTGGGGGTGGTCTAAATGCCCCTCATTAGGTGGTTTCAATCCTTGTTTTAGTGGATCTTGCTCTCGAATTTGAAAAACAAGTTCTATCCTTATTGTTTCTCGGATGTTTCAATCCTTGTTTTAGTGGATCTTGCTCTCGAATTCATGTTCCCCATACGTCTTATGATAGCCAAAGGGAGTTTCAATCCTTGTTTTAGTGGATCTTGCTCTCGAATAAAAAAGAGAATGGGATGCAATTTTTGAGGAGACTATAGTTTCAATCCTTGTTTTAGTGGATCTTGCTCTCGAATCTTCGGCTTCGCCCATTGGATATGGGAAATCTGAAAGTTTCAATCCTTGTTTTAGTGGATCTTGCTCTCGAATATCATCTCAAAAATTGAGGAAATTCATGGTATCGGCGGTTTCAATCCTTGTTTTAGTGGATCTTGCTCTCGAATTTTCGGTTCTGCCGCGTTTTCTGCTGAAGCACCGGTTTCAATCCTTGTTTTAGTGGATCTTGCTCTCGAATCGGTATATACGCCGCATCGGTCGGAATAGATGCTGGAAGTTTCAATCCTTGTTTTAGTGGATCTTGCTCTCGAATCAGGTTCGAATCCTGATAGGAGTTTTTGCTCATCTAAGTTTCAATCCTTGTTTTAGTGGATCTTGCTCTCGAATCAAGAAGTAATGGAACAATTGAAATGTGAATTAGTGTTTCAATCCTTGTTTTAGTGGATCTTGCTCTCGAATCCTGAATATACTCCCCGTTCTCCCCCTTCTACGCCAGTTTCAATCCTTGTTTTAGTGGATCTTGCTCTCGAATATCCCACCTCTAGCAAGTGAAACATTAAGACCATTATGTTTCAATCCTTGTTTTAGTGGATCTTGCTCTCGAATAATTTATAAAATTCAGCATCTCCAGATTCATTAACTTGTTTCAATCCTTGTTTTAGTGGATCTTGCTCTCGAATAATCTGGTTGAAGAGGCTGCTGCTGTCTACTTCTCCGTTTCAATCCTTGTTTTAGTGGATCTTGCTCTCGAATGATATCGAAGTAGATCCAAATGGGCACTATGTTTACAGTTTCAATCCTTGTTTTAGTGGATCTTGCTCTCGAATCACACAGCAAACACAGCAGGAACAACAGCAGGCTTGTTTCAATCCTTGTTTTAGTGGATCTTGCTCTCGAATAATGTAATGTCTGAATATAAAGTAAACGTGTATGAGTTTCAATCCTTGTTTTAGTGGATCTTGCTCTCGAATGTGTATGCCAAAAAGGATGAAAGTTACCAATCTAGTTTCAATCCTTGTTTTAGTGGATCTTGCTCTCGAATGATTCCGTAGGCTTTTAGTTTAATTGTGGCATCCATGTTTCAATCCTTGTTTTAGTGGATCTTGCTCTCGAATGCGATTATACATGCGATGGAACGCATGACGAAGTTGAAAGTTTCAATCCTTGTTTTAGTGGATCTTGCTCTCGAATAGTCTCAGAGGCACAATCTGAATATGAAGATGCAGTTAAGTTTCAATCCTTGTTTTAGTGGATCTTGCTCTCGAATGCGATATAATATGGTGTTGTAATATGAGAGATCGGTTTCAATCCTTGTTTTAGTGGATCTTGCTCTCGAATGGCCTTATCAAAAACCTCAAAATAGATAGGAGAACCGTTTCAATCCTTGTTTTAGTGGATCTTGCTCTCGAATCCATTAAGCAACGAAACCGAACCATTTGCGTCTTCAGTTTCAATCCTTGTTTTAGTGGATCTTGCTCTCGAATACGCCGGCAAGTTTTAGAAAGTCAATTGGATAGTGGTTTCAATCCTTGTTTTAGTGGATCTTGCTCTCGAATACAATGCAGATACACGGAAGCGTTTGCAGATTTGTAAGTTTCAATCCTTGTTTTAGTGGATCTTGCTCTCGAATTCAGCGAAAACATTGTTACACACCTCAATATTATTTGGTTTCAATCCTTGTTTTAGTGGATCTTGCTCTCGAATGACAAAGCCGCGATGGAACGCGGAACTTCTTTTGATGTTTCAATCCTTGTTTTAGTGGATCTTGCTCTCGAATAGCTCTAATGTCTGAAGATAAGTTTTATACTTCAGAGTTTCAATCCTTGTTTTAGTGGATCTTGCTCTCGAATATATAGTTATCTTAGAGGTAAGAGTATAAAATAAAAAGTTTCAATCCTTGTTTTAGTGGATCTTGCTCTCGAATCATCCGGGACCGGTACGCTGTCCAGATCAAGCCCTTGTTTCAATCCTTGTTTTAGTGGATCTTGCTCTCGAATATGAATATGACCTTACTAAAATTCAGAATCTTATTGAGTTTCAATCCTTGTTTTAGTGGATCTTGCTCTCGAATAAAATGGTTAAAGTAAATTAAATTCGAATGTGTGCACGTTTCAATCCTTGTTTTAGTGGATCTTGCTCTCGAATCAGGCCAAAAGTAGTGTGATAGCGGTTCTCAACGTAAGTTTCAATCCTTGTTTTAGTGGATCTTGCTCTCGAATTACAGATAGGTCTTGTGTCAAATTAATCAATGAAAAGTTTCAATCCTTGTTTTAGTGGATCTTGCTCTCGAATACACATCTCTTCTAGATACAGTTTTATCAAAACTAAGTGTTTTGTTTCAATCCTTGTTTTAGTGGATCTTGCTCTCGAATTAGTATTCAGGACTAATAGATGAGGACACGTACCAAAGTTTCAATCCTTGTTTTAGTGGATCTTGCTCTCGAATGAAAACAGGGAGTACTAAGATGTTAAATGTATGTGAGTTTCAATCCTTGTTTTAGTGGATCTTGCTCTCGAATATCAATACCAGTAGGCGGTCACACGTTAGAAGGCAGTTTCAATCCTTGTTTTAGTGGATCTTGCTCTCGAATTTCAAACTCATACATGGTAAGGCGGTTTAAATGGGTTTCAATCCTTGTTTTAGTGGATCTTGCTCTCGAATGAAGCTGAGAATGTCATTTTTTACACTAATTCATTGTTTCAATCCTTGTTTTAGTGGATCTTGCTCTCGAATTGATTCGATGAAGCTACATGGTAAAGGAGGGTAGTTTCAATCCTTGTTTTAGTGGATCTTGCTCTCGAATGAAACGCAAATGTAACAAATTCACCGGCTCTCCCCGTTTCAATCCTTGTTTTAGTGGATCTTGCTCTCGAATTTTCCATGCTTCTCCACCCAACAATTTAATTTATTTCTGTTTCAATCCTTGTTTTAGTGGATCTTGCTCTCGAATATTGACAGATGAAGAAGCATGGAACCTGATTGAACAATAGTTTCAATCCTTGTTTTAGTGGATCTTGCTCTCGAATTAAGATATTACCCCTCTCATCCTTGACACCAGTATGTTTCAATCCTTGTTTTAGTGGATCTTGCTCTCGAATGCGCAAAAAACGAAAATCTAACAGAACAGACACTAAAGTTTCAATCCTTGTTTTAGTGGATCTTGCTCTCGAATAGCATTCTAAACAGAATATAATGTATCCTGTATGGAGTTTCAATCCTTGTTTTAGTGGATCTTGCTCTCGAATGTAAGATAAATATGCTCAGACGCTGCTGTCCAGAGTTTCAATCCTTGTTTTAGTGGATCTTGCTCTCGAATAGGGCAAAAATTTCCGTTATTTGGCTAGAAAAGCCCTGAAATGAGCCCTTTTTTGGGGCTAAAATTCTTGCTGGAAAATTATCAAACCCTTTATAAATACAAGAAAAATCTCTTCATACGCAGATATTCCTGTAACAGCAATCTACGCATTTTCTAGAAGAGATAGTGGTTTTGGGATATAAGCCTTTTTGAACGATATCGAGTATTT
Coding sequences within:
- a CDS encoding type II toxin-antitoxin system death-on-curing family toxin is translated as MLISLIDVLKIHQRVIDYDKEENPDDYTPAIRSLATLELMFEYMIKEYNTVFQNAAIVVYAIVSRHPFFNGNKRTGYEAMNFVLEDSGYTLTSTPQETIEFIVKIAATENEMKPAEIEEWIINHTIKNNPKDYLFN
- a CDS encoding class I SAM-dependent methyltransferase, giving the protein MSELSRKMNQCRKPAGEAGKLVADEMNINHYELTSWGLGKIDIKQDSIILDIGCGGGRTVNRLALLAPEGKVFGIDYSNDCVNWSIEFNKGLIDSGKVEIHNASVEKIPFEDNKFDWALAVETVYFWPNLLQNLSEIKRVLKPSGRIMIINEMYASQNFKDRNDPYVKAGNLKLHTPQELEELLKKAGYVNIQIHLVENKNWMCCIGEKSS
- a CDS encoding class I SAM-dependent methyltransferase, with the translated sequence MEIYRTVEAFYDDNVEYEWQRLERHRIEYEITRRYLDIYIPEESRILDVGGGPGRYSIYLASQGHNVTLLDLSSKNILLAKTKAEEQGIQLESFIHCNALELNHHIKGQFDAVLCMGPFYHLTDEVQRHIVIDKCVNVLKPGGILFVSFISAFAPIIDMIRGNPHMILDTKDRLLDYLKDGTNIVSEENPGFTDAWFENPANIEDIMKKYPLEKLVITAIEGMLSSNERTINSLPEDCFNAFIELSMKLSTNPMTWGSCEHMLYIGRRSES
- a CDS encoding DUF1330 domain-containing protein encodes the protein MKKTVMVILIESVHDPVRYAEYIAAVKDIVEQHGGEYIARSNKITAFCGTIKPERSIVIGFDSLAQAENCFNSPEYRAVKHLREDSTVSSAFFIDND
- a CDS encoding UbiA family prenyltransferase; amino-acid sequence: MLRPKILGLFRLFRFELPFTAGVCVILGELLALGALPTTTEIVLGFLSIFFISATALILNDYFDLEIDRINAPERPLPAGLVTEQEVVLLSIVVAILGLITSYLISLEALLVAILVWAVGLLYNWRFKKAGLIGNLMVSFSVGMTFIFGGIAVNKPFEIIVWFFAVIVMLVDLGEEIAADAMDIEGDSQAGSHSLALELGREKALKISGAVFLLVVFASSLPFFLGWLERIYLFPILLIDIVILYSTGKLLDSKTANRRIYIRWIYLTGLIAFIIFIIIRMVK
- a CDS encoding GNAT family N-acetyltransferase encodes the protein MTELVKTIIVTEDIRLKQLELSDANEMFTTIDRQRDYLGKWLPFVAFTIDVSDSEDYIRSVLAVPAEKGDFVFVIRYKGDFAGLIGFKNTDKLNRKAEIGYWLSEPCQKKGIITSSVTAVMRFAFEEMNINRVQIRCAVGNFPSKSIPQRLGFRFEGIERDGELLTGNRFTDIEVYSLLKNEFLSAGN
- a CDS encoding class I SAM-dependent methyltransferase translates to MNAIGAQDGQNILEVGCAGGVFCHKLKQYLPNIKITGLDFDT
- a CDS encoding DUF7557 family protein is translated as MSTIAIDPDVKESLKEFKITENESYNSIIKRLIVKVKETAEYKPMFPKEENTERRESHVKDFDAWLDRKLIEDKEILDALGRK